Below is a window of bacterium DNA.
TGCCCCCAGAGCTCCTCGCCGAGCGGATGATAGCCGGCTTCGCCGTCGCGGTTGTTGAGCTGGTCCACCGACCAGTGCCCCGGACGCCGGCTGATCGTCCCGGCCGTCGCGATCATGGTCTTGATGAGCGCGGCGTTGATGGCGCCGCGCTCGCTCGGCACATCGGTGAGCTCGGCCCCGTACGCCAGCATCGTGAACCGCTTCTCGTCCGCGAACGCGTCCGAGAACACGAAATGGCTCTTGAACCCGAGCGCGGCGCAGACGAAGGCCAGCGAGACGCCCGTCGTCCCGGCAGTGTACTCGACCACAGTCCCGCCGGGCGGCAGGCGCCCGTCCGCGGCCGCGCGCTCGACCACCGCGCGCGCCATCCGGTCCTTCATGCTGCCGGTCGGATTCGCGGACTCGACCTTCGCGACAACGCGCGCCGCCCGGGCGGGCACCACGCGGCGCAACTCCACGAGCGGTGTGTTGCCGATCGCATCGAGCACGCGGTTTCCACGGGCGGTCTCCATGCGCCAGTAGTTCAAGGCGCGTCCGCGCCTTCCATCTAAGACGCGCGGCGCCGCCGGGCCCGTCCCGCCACGGGCGTTGACTCCATGACGGCCGGCCGCCTGTGGCCGGCCCGGCGCGTGGAGGGTTCGCGCGCGCGGCGCGGAAGAGGACGCTCCCATGAGCGGCACCGTGCGCGGCCTCTTGACGCTCGACGAGCTCCGATCGCTCGTCGCGTCCGGCGAGATCGACACCGTCATCGCCGCGATGGTCGACATGCAGGGCCGGTTGATGGGCAAGCGCGTCACCGGGCGGTTCTTCCTCGACCAGGTGGCGGAGAGCGGCGCCCACGCCTGCAGCTACCTCCTCGGCGTGGACGTCGAGATGGAGCCCCTGCCCGGCTACCGGCTCACGAGCTGGGACAGCGGCTATCACGACCTCCACATGCGGCCCGACTTCGGCACGCTCAGGCGGATCCCGTGGCTCGAGGGCACGGCGCTCGTCCTGTGCGACCTCGCGCACGACGACGGCGCGCCTATCGAGGAGTCGCCGCGACAGATCCTTCGCCGGCAGGTCGCACGCGCGCACGAGCGCGGGTATTCGGCGATGGTCGCGTCGGAGCTCGAGTTCTACATCTTTCGGGAATCCTACGCGAGCGCGCAGCGCAAGCAGTTCGTGAACCTGGAGCCGTACGGCCGGTACATCGAAGACTATCACATCCAGCAGGGCACCAACGAAGAGTGGCTCATCCGCCAGATCCGGAACGGGCTCGACGCCGCGGGCGTGCCGGTCGAGTTCAGCAAAGGCGAATGGGGTCCGGGGCAGCACGAGCTGAACCTCCGGTACGCGGCGCCGGTGGAGATGGCGGACCGGCACACGGTGTTCAAGCACGGCACGAAGGAGATCGCCGCGCTCAACGACGTGGCGATCACGTTCATGGCCAAGTGGCGGGCCGACCTCGCCGGCTCCTCGTGCCACCTCCACGCCAGCCTGTGGGACCGCGACGGGCGCCGCAACCTCTTCTGGGAGGAGGGGGCGCGGCCGCTCGGCATGTCGCCGCTGTTCCGGCACTTCCTCGGCGGGCTCCTCGCCGGGGCGCGTGAGCTGGCGTACTTCTTCGCACCCTACATCAACTCGTACAAGCGATACATGGCCGGGACGTTCGCGCCGGTCGCGGCGGTCTGGAGCCACGACAACCGGACCTGCGGCTTCCGTGTCGTGGGCCGCGGGGACGGCCTCCGCGTCGAGAACCGCATTCCCGGCGCCGACGCGAATCCGTACCTCATGTTCGCGGCGACGCTCGCGGCCGGCCTGTGGGGCATCGAACGTCGCATCGAGCCGCCCGAGATGTTCGAAGGCGACGCCTACCGCGCGCCCGATCTGCCGCGCATCCCCCGCACGCTCCGCGACGCGACGGCCGCGCTCGAGCGAAGCGAAATCGCGCGGGAAGCGTTCGGCGATCGCGTCGTCGACCACTACCTGCACACCGCGCACCTCGAGCAGGAGGCCTATGACCGCGCCGTGACCACCTGGGAGCTCGCCCGCAACTTCGAGCGGACCTGATGCGCCTCGACGGCAAGGTCGCCCTGATCACCGGCGCCGGCAGCGGCATGGGCCGGCTCGCGGCGCAGGTGTTTTCGCGCGAGGGCGCCCGTGTCGTCCTCGCAGACGTCTCGCAGGACGCGGGGGAAGCGGCCGCATCAGAGGTCGCGCGCGCCGGCGGCGAGGCCGTGTTCGTGCCGGCCGACGTCGCGCGGGAGCGGGACGTGCAGACGCTGGTCCGCCGGGGCGTCGAAGCCTTCGGGCGCCTCGACGTGCTGTATAACAACGCCGGCATCTTTCCGGCCGACGACGGCTCCGTGGTGGACGTCGCCGAAGAGGTTTGGGACCGCGTGATGGCGGTCAACCTCAAGGGCATCTACCTCTGCTGCAAGCACGCGATCCCGGAGCTGCTGCGCGCCGGGGGCGGCTCGATCGTCAATGTCGCGTCGTTCGTCGCGCTCGTGGGCTGCACCGTGCCGCAGGACGCCTACACGGCCAGCAAGGGCGGCGTGATCGCCCTCACCAAGTCGCTCGCCGTGCAGTTCGGCCCGAAGCACATCCGGACCAACGCGATCGCCCCCGGGCCCATCGAGACGCCGCTGCTCATGTCGTGGCTGCTCACCAACCCCGCCGAAAAGAAGAAGCGTCTCGACCGGATTCCGGCCGGCCGGTTCGGGCGGCCCGAGGATATCGTCAACATGGCGCTCTATCTGGCGTCGGATGAGGCGGCCTGGGTCAACGGCGCCGTGATGGTCGTCGACGGCGGCATCACGTCCAACTACTTCTAACCATGCTGCGGACACGCGCCGCCGTCCCGGACGACGCCGAGGCGATCGCGCGCATCTATAATGAAGGCATCGAAGACCGCGTCGCCACCTTCGAGACCCGGCCGCGGAGCGCCGAAGATGTGGGCGGCTGGTTCGACGGGGTGCATCCCATCGTCGTCGCCGAGGACGGCGGCCGGGTGCTGGCGTTCGCGTCCACATCGACCTACCGGCCGCGGGACTGCTACGCCGGGATCGCGGAGTTCTCGGTCTACGTCGCGCGGGAGGCCCGGGGCCGCGGCGCCGGGCGCGCCGCGATGGAGGCGCTGATCGCGGCGTCCGAGCGGGCGGGGTTCTGGAAGCTTGTCTCCCGGGTGTTCCCGCAGAACACGGCCAGCCTGCGGCTGCTCAAATCGTTGGGCTTTCGCGAGGTCGGGTACTACGAGAAGCACGCCAAGCTCGATGGCGCCTGGCTCGACGTGGTGATCGTGGAGAGGCTGCTGCCGGCGAACGTCCGCTGAGGGCGAGGCGCCGCCGAAGGGGGACCCGATGCCCGGTTGGACCACCTATCCCGAAGAATCACCGCCCGCGAAGGTCGCCTCACTCGCCGAGCAGATCGAGCGCGACGGCGGTCACGTGCTGGCCGCGTATCGCGAACCGGTCGGGGAACACTGGCAGATCTTCTGCCTCCTGCCGACAGACAAGGTCGACGCGACGCCCTACCAGCGCGACCTGTCCCCGACCCACGTCAAGCGTCTTCAGGCCGTCGTGAAGAAGCTGGACCGCGCCGTCGATCCGATCGTCGTGATGTCGCCGGAGCCCGGCACGTATTGGACGCCGAACGGCAACCACCGCCGCGAGGTGATGCGCAAGCTCAAGGCGGACATGATCCCGGCCATCGTCATCCCGGAGGCGGACGTCGCCTTCCAGATCCTCGCGCTCAACACGGAGAAGGCCCATAATCTAAAAGACAAGTCGCTCGAGGTCATCCGCATGTACCGCGGCCTCGTCGAGGCGCAGCCCTCGCGGGGCGAGGAGGACTACGCGTTCGAGTTCGAGGCGGCGTACTATATCACGCTCGGCCTCCTGTACGAGAAGAACAAGCGATTTGCCGGCGGAGCGTTCGCGCCGATCCTCCGGCGCGTCGACGGTTTTTTGAAGGGCTCGTTTCCCAAGACGCTGCCGCAGCGCGAGGAGCGCGCGTCGCTGGTGATGCAGGCCGACGAAGCGCTGGCCGGCGTGGTGGAGCGGCTGAAGAAGCGCGGCCTCCGCCACCCCTACGTGAAAAACTTCGTCCTGGCCCGGACCACCCCGCTCACGCGCGCGCGGAAGACCCTGCCCGGGTTCGATCAGACGTTCAAGAAGCTCGCCGCGAACATCGAAGCGTTCGACATCTCCAAAGTCCGCTACGAGGACATCCAGCGCGCCGCGATCATGGCGGTGCCGGCCGCGACCTAGTCCTCCGCGCCGGACACGGCGGTCCCCCCGGGCTACTTGAGCCCGTACGCAACGAGCGCGTGCGCGGCGCCGACGTAGACACGGCCGTCGAACACCGACGGCGTGACGAACCGGTGCGTGGCGCCGGGCCCGTCTCCGTTCGCCGACGTGTAGAGCGGCGCGCCGCTGCGGGCGTCGAAGGCGTGCAGCGAGCCGGTCCCGGTATCGATCACCCACACGATGCCGTTCGCGTCCGAGCCCGTCACGGCCGGCGCGCCGGGGTCTTGCATGGCGGGGCTGCACCACGCGACGTCGAGCGTGGAGGCGTGGGACTGCGCGGACACGCCGAGCCGCAGCGCGACGACGCCGCCCATATTCTTGCACGGCGCCGGCTGCGCGCCGCGGCCCGTTCCCGGCAGGTAGATGAACCGCCCGGCCGTCCCGCCGTCCCAGTAGGCGCCGGCGGAAAAGATCCGCGCGTTGCCGGACCGGCAGTCGCCGAAGACGCACCGGCTGTAGACGCCCTCGCCGCCGACCCCGTCGCCCTTGGCGACGCCGCCGAGGTTGTCGCGGTTGATCAGGTAGGCGACGCCCTGCTTCCCGGCGGCGAGCACGAGATGCGGCGTGGCGGTCCCCGGCTGATCCGGCAGCACGATCGGCGTCAGCGACCCGAGGTCGATGTCGCCGTTGTTGAGGGGCACGTAGTTGCTCGGCATGAAGTAATCGCGGGTCGAGCCGGAAAAACGCAGGGACGGCGACGTCTCGAGCCGCAGCACGGCCTCGCCGAAATCGATCCGCCCGCCGGAGTCGCTGTTGCCGGTCCCGGCGTACAGGCGCTCGCCGTCGGAGGAGATCCCGCCGGTCGCCCAGATCCCGCCCATGCGGCTCGTCGGGGTCGCGTAGCCTTCCTGGCGGCCGGGCGACCCGACCGGAACCGCCGCCACCCAGCCGTGATAGTCGCCGCAGTCGCCCCAATAGCCCCCAAAGGGAATGTAGACGGTGCCGCGCAGGAACGTGAGCGCGCCTCGCTGCTGCTGCGGCCGGGCGTCGAAGGTGAGGCCGTTGGACGCCGGGGGATCGATCGTCACCGGCCAGCCGGTGCGCACGGCACCCGTGTCGAGGCTGAGCGCGGCGATCCGGTAGGACCGCGTGCGCCCGCCGTCCGGCGTGGTCTGGGCCACCGCGAACAGCGCGCCGGACGCGCGGTCGGCGACCGGCGTGCCCGTAATCCCGACCGGGTCGATGTTGCCGCACGGCAGGCTCGATCGCGGCACGGGCGTGCCGAGCGAGACGGGACCCCACACGCGCGCGCCGCTCTCCGCGTCGAACGCGTAGACGGCGTCGTGCTCGGTCGCGACGTACACGACCGTCCGCGCCTGCCCGCGCACGGTGACCCCCGGCACCACGAGCGGCGACGCGTAGACGTCGCCGTCCACGGACTCGCTCCACAGGCGGCGCAGCGAGCGCGACCGGACCGCCTCGGGCGTCAGCAGGTGCTCGCCGGGATCCCATCCCGTGCGCGCGAGATCGTAGTGGAAGGTCTGGATGCCGGCCGGCCCGGCCGGAGCCGCAGGCACGGGCCCCCCGCCTGCTCCGAGGACAAGCGCGGCCGCCAACGGGACGAGGAACCACAGACCGGATCGTGAACGCTTAACCATCACACGTACCCCCGGTGTTGCTTCGCGGCGGCCGCTCTGGTTACATGGTGGCTGACCGGCGACGTCAGCCGGCGGTGCGGCCGGGGAAAAACGACAGGTATGGCGAGAGCGATGCGCATGCCGAGCCGGTTTCGAGCCCTGTACGAGCCCGCCAATGCTCCCGCCGCGCGGCGGGCCGGCCTCACGTTTGTGCGCGCCGTGCGGCGGTTCATCCGGCACGGCGATTTGTTCCCTGCCGCCGCGATCAGTTTTTACGCCATCTTCTCACTGCTGCCGCTGGCCATCCTGCTGCTGGTGAGCCTGCAGCTCATCTTTAACGTGCCCGCCGCCGCGATCAGCAAAAACATGGGCCGGCTCTTCGGCGGACTTACCGACACGGACATCCTGCTGCGGACGATCCGCGACGCCTACTCGCAGCACGCGCGTCTCGGATGGCTGGGAGCCGTGGCCCTGGTCGCGGCGGCCGCCGGCGTCTTCA
It encodes the following:
- a CDS encoding glutamine synthetase family protein — its product is MSGTVRGLLTLDELRSLVASGEIDTVIAAMVDMQGRLMGKRVTGRFFLDQVAESGAHACSYLLGVDVEMEPLPGYRLTSWDSGYHDLHMRPDFGTLRRIPWLEGTALVLCDLAHDDGAPIEESPRQILRRQVARAHERGYSAMVASELEFYIFRESYASAQRKQFVNLEPYGRYIEDYHIQQGTNEEWLIRQIRNGLDAAGVPVEFSKGEWGPGQHELNLRYAAPVEMADRHTVFKHGTKEIAALNDVAITFMAKWRADLAGSSCHLHASLWDRDGRRNLFWEEGARPLGMSPLFRHFLGGLLAGARELAYFFAPYINSYKRYMAGTFAPVAAVWSHDNRTCGFRVVGRGDGLRVENRIPGADANPYLMFAATLAAGLWGIERRIEPPEMFEGDAYRAPDLPRIPRTLRDATAALERSEIAREAFGDRVVDHYLHTAHLEQEAYDRAVTTWELARNFERT
- a CDS encoding glucose 1-dehydrogenase; translation: MRLDGKVALITGAGSGMGRLAAQVFSREGARVVLADVSQDAGEAAASEVARAGGEAVFVPADVARERDVQTLVRRGVEAFGRLDVLYNNAGIFPADDGSVVDVAEEVWDRVMAVNLKGIYLCCKHAIPELLRAGGGSIVNVASFVALVGCTVPQDAYTASKGGVIALTKSLAVQFGPKHIRTNAIAPGPIETPLLMSWLLTNPAEKKKRLDRIPAGRFGRPEDIVNMALYLASDEAAWVNGAVMVVDGGITSNYF
- a CDS encoding cysteine synthase family protein; the encoded protein is MNYWRMETARGNRVLDAIGNTPLVELRRVVPARAARVVAKVESANPTGSMKDRMARAVVERAAADGRLPPGGTVVEYTAGTTGVSLAFVCAALGFKSHFVFSDAFADEKRFTMLAYGAELTDVPSERGAINAALIKTMIATAGTISRRPGHWSVDQLNNRDGEAGYHPLGEELWGQAGGRVDALVHAVGTAHSIHGAAAALRRHNRDLLVVAVEPAESAVLSGRPSGSHKIEGIGIGFIPPLWKPDEVNEVLTVSTGDAKAMARRLAREEAIFAGTSTGANVVAALRVAERLGPGAVVATIIVDSGLRYLSTDVFSPARGDRRPEAERR
- a CDS encoding PQQ-binding-like beta-propeller repeat protein, producing the protein MPAAPAGPAGIQTFHYDLARTGWDPGEHLLTPEAVRSRSLRRLWSESVDGDVYASPLVVPGVTVRGQARTVVYVATEHDAVYAFDAESGARVWGPVSLGTPVPRSSLPCGNIDPVGITGTPVADRASGALFAVAQTTPDGGRTRSYRIAALSLDTGAVRTGWPVTIDPPASNGLTFDARPQQQRGALTFLRGTVYIPFGGYWGDCGDYHGWVAAVPVGSPGRQEGYATPTSRMGGIWATGGISSDGERLYAGTGNSDSGGRIDFGEAVLRLETSPSLRFSGSTRDYFMPSNYVPLNNGDIDLGSLTPIVLPDQPGTATPHLVLAAGKQGVAYLINRDNLGGVAKGDGVGGEGVYSRCVFGDCRSGNARIFSAGAYWDGGTAGRFIYLPGTGRGAQPAPCKNMGGVVALRLGVSAQSHASTLDVAWCSPAMQDPGAPAVTGSDANGIVWVIDTGTGSLHAFDARSGAPLYTSANGDGPGATHRFVTPSVFDGRVYVGAAHALVAYGLK
- a CDS encoding arsinothricin resistance N-acetyltransferase ArsN1 family A; translation: MLRTRAAVPDDAEAIARIYNEGIEDRVATFETRPRSAEDVGGWFDGVHPIVVAEDGGRVLAFASTSTYRPRDCYAGIAEFSVYVAREARGRGAGRAAMEALIAASERAGFWKLVSRVFPQNTASLRLLKSLGFREVGYYEKHAKLDGAWLDVVIVERLLPANVR
- a CDS encoding chromosome partitioning protein ParB, producing the protein MPGWTTYPEESPPAKVASLAEQIERDGGHVLAAYREPVGEHWQIFCLLPTDKVDATPYQRDLSPTHVKRLQAVVKKLDRAVDPIVVMSPEPGTYWTPNGNHRREVMRKLKADMIPAIVIPEADVAFQILALNTEKAHNLKDKSLEVIRMYRGLVEAQPSRGEEDYAFEFEAAYYITLGLLYEKNKRFAGGAFAPILRRVDGFLKGSFPKTLPQREERASLVMQADEALAGVVERLKKRGLRHPYVKNFVLARTTPLTRARKTLPGFDQTFKKLAANIEAFDISKVRYEDIQRAAIMAVPAAT